Proteins encoded in a region of the Mucilaginibacter sabulilitoris genome:
- a CDS encoding 3-keto-disaccharide hydrolase: MKKTLIIFAALALSASASMAQTPNTLTKKEKKQGWKLLFDGKTTQGWHTYLRDTVGSKWQVKDGALVFDPTQPKSGGGDIVTNDEYENYELNLEWKISKGGNSGIIFDIQEDPKYGATYLTGPEMQVLDNIDADDNKKQNHLAGCLYDMSGDATVSKPKPVGEWNQVKLIQNKGHLTFWLNGIKTYEGQIGSDEWNKLVAGSKFNNKMFADFAKVAKGKIALQQHPGSSEWRNIKIRTL, encoded by the coding sequence ATGAAAAAGACACTTATTATTTTTGCGGCGCTTGCATTATCAGCAAGTGCAAGCATGGCGCAAACGCCAAATACGTTAACCAAAAAAGAAAAAAAACAAGGCTGGAAATTACTGTTCGATGGTAAAACAACCCAGGGCTGGCATACTTACCTTAGAGATACCGTAGGCTCAAAATGGCAGGTGAAAGACGGCGCTCTGGTTTTTGATCCTACTCAACCCAAAAGCGGCGGCGGTGATATAGTAACCAATGATGAGTACGAAAATTATGAACTTAACCTGGAATGGAAAATATCCAAAGGCGGAAACAGCGGCATTATTTTCGACATTCAGGAAGACCCAAAATATGGGGCTACCTATTTAACCGGCCCGGAAATGCAGGTATTGGACAACATAGATGCCGATGATAACAAAAAGCAGAATCACCTTGCGGGATGCTTATATGACATGTCTGGAGATGCTACTGTTTCTAAACCAAAACCTGTTGGCGAGTGGAACCAGGTTAAGCTGATACAAAACAAAGGCCACCTTACCTTCTGGCTTAATGGTATAAAAACTTACGAAGGTCAAATAGGCAGTGACGAATGGAACAAGCTTGTAGCCGGAAGTAAATTCAACAATAAAATGTTTGCTGACTTTGCCAAGGTAGCAAAAGGTAAAATTGCGTTACAGCAACATCCGGGATCAAGCGAATGGAGAAACATTAAGATCCGTACACTATAA
- a CDS encoding Bor/Iss family lipoprotein, whose amino-acid sequence MMLLYSRLKGHCRKLLLASAITLTLNSCYTTRVATQAQPGSEVSSRTVNSFFWGIIQSPKRVNTPICDSLNVNGLAEVTVRNNFGYSLITVITLGIWSPTRVEWKCGKPCQKVGTL is encoded by the coding sequence ATGATGTTATTATACAGCCGCCTTAAAGGTCACTGCCGTAAACTCCTATTGGCATCGGCCATAACCCTTACATTAAACAGTTGTTATACCACCAGGGTTGCTACACAGGCCCAACCCGGCTCCGAGGTTTCAAGCCGAACCGTTAACTCCTTTTTCTGGGGAATAATCCAAAGTCCTAAAAGGGTGAACACACCAATTTGCGATTCGCTGAATGTTAACGGGCTGGCCGAGGTAACAGTGCGGAATAATTTTGGTTATTCGCTTATCACAGTTATTACGCTGGGGATCTGGAGCCCAACCCGCGTAGAGTGGAAATGCGGCAAGCCTTGCCAAAAAGTAGGAACCCTATAA
- a CDS encoding cupin domain-containing protein: MIENPITITGSDEGKNLAIAGGQYRILVSGDATEGRYAIIEMNVPPGGGPAPHAHPDIEEIFYVADGTIQFMTKNGPVNADTGAFIRIPLDGGVHAFKNITGKSARLLCTVIPAGLDRMFEEISGADPTQIPAITEKYRQQIYPPDYFDDKN; this comes from the coding sequence ATGATAGAAAACCCTATTACCATAACGGGCAGTGATGAAGGTAAGAATCTTGCTATAGCTGGTGGTCAGTACCGTATCCTGGTCAGCGGTGATGCAACGGAAGGTCGTTATGCTATCATTGAAATGAATGTACCTCCCGGTGGAGGCCCGGCACCGCATGCACACCCGGACATCGAGGAGATTTTTTATGTGGCGGATGGTACAATTCAGTTTATGACGAAAAACGGACCAGTTAACGCGGACACGGGTGCATTTATCCGTATTCCGCTTGATGGTGGTGTTCACGCTTTTAAAAATATAACAGGTAAATCTGCCAGATTACTGTGTACTGTAATACCGGCAGGCCTGGACAGGATGTTTGAAGAGATCAGCGGCGCCGATCCAACACAGATTCCTGCAATTACCGAAAAATATCGGCAGCAAATATACCCTCCCGATTATTTTGACGATAAAAATTGA
- a CDS encoding ABC transporter permease, whose translation MIRNYFKTAVRTLLKNKGFTVLNVLGLSVGLATCLLIVFYVVDELSYDHYNTKADRIYRITEEVKLNGREGSYASTEAPLLNALKDFPEIEKSTRLMPTSALFWSAQKYSVKKGNENIQEKKIVFAESGLFDVFTLPMIDGNPATSLNEPHSVVITESAAMKYFKKIDVVGQTLTFNDTSTYKVTGVIKNIPSQSHFNYDFFLSFSSLPESHVTSWGYSGMRNYLLLKPGANIKKLETQIQKMSIKNSYSPSAWNSGDNYLRVVLKPLLDIHLRSDSQYELSKNGNIQYVYIFSVIAIFILLIACVNFMNLSTARSSNRAREVGVRKVLGSARKNLIAQFLMESTLVTFVSTVIAVVLAWALMPLFNQMSGKELIFSLQSISWLMPSLLVIILVVGFVAGSYPAFYLSAFQPIEVLKGKLSTGFKSSFLRSFLVVFQFSISIFLIIGTIVIYNQLNYIQNKSLGFDRNQVLIIKNTTALGKQANVLKQELKQLPGVVNTTMTSYLPTGDDRNITGLFPDRVIDIKKDMLAEFWSVDEDYISTMGIKMVAGRNFSKQMAADTAAIIVNEAFVHKMGVKDPLNKTVYRDTYGIQPFLIVGVMKDFNFSSLRDKITPVVLTYAPDNGAISVRIHTADVNGLMAQIEQKWKSFSPNQQFAYSFMDQDFDATYRSEQRVGQIFISFSTLAIVIACLGLFGLAAYAAEQRNKEIGIRKVLGASVSAIVGMLSMDFIKLVFISILIASPLAWYAMQKWLQDFAYRVNMHWWTLATAGLVAIFIAFITISFQSIKAALSNPVKSLRSE comes from the coding sequence ATGATCAGGAATTACTTCAAAACCGCCGTCCGTACCCTTTTGAAAAACAAAGGCTTTACGGTATTAAATGTTTTAGGCTTATCTGTGGGCCTGGCAACCTGTTTACTCATTGTATTTTATGTGGTTGATGAATTAAGTTACGACCACTACAATACCAAAGCCGACCGGATATACCGTATAACGGAAGAGGTAAAACTGAACGGCCGCGAGGGCTCTTATGCCAGTACAGAAGCGCCGTTGCTCAACGCTTTAAAGGATTTTCCTGAAATAGAAAAATCAACAAGGTTAATGCCTACATCGGCCCTTTTTTGGTCGGCCCAGAAATATTCTGTAAAAAAAGGCAACGAAAATATACAGGAAAAGAAAATAGTTTTTGCCGAGTCGGGTTTGTTTGACGTTTTTACATTGCCTATGATTGACGGAAACCCGGCGACCTCCTTAAACGAACCACATTCAGTCGTAATTACCGAAAGTGCTGCCATGAAGTATTTTAAGAAGATAGATGTGGTAGGACAAACCTTAACATTTAATGATACCAGTACTTATAAGGTTACAGGCGTAATAAAAAATATCCCTTCACAATCGCATTTTAATTATGATTTCTTTCTGTCTTTTTCCTCCTTACCTGAAAGCCATGTTACCAGCTGGGGGTATAGTGGCATGCGTAACTATTTGCTACTGAAACCCGGCGCGAATATTAAAAAACTGGAGACTCAGATCCAGAAAATGTCAATTAAAAATTCCTATTCTCCATCGGCCTGGAACTCTGGCGATAATTATTTGAGGGTGGTCTTAAAACCATTGCTCGATATTCATTTACGGTCTGATAGTCAATATGAACTTAGTAAAAACGGCAATATTCAGTATGTATACATATTTTCAGTTATTGCCATATTTATATTGCTTATAGCTTGTGTTAATTTCATGAACCTTTCTACCGCGCGCTCATCAAACCGTGCCCGTGAGGTTGGGGTACGCAAGGTACTGGGTTCTGCCCGTAAAAACCTCATTGCCCAGTTTTTGATGGAGTCGACATTGGTGACATTCGTTTCAACCGTCATAGCGGTAGTTTTGGCCTGGGCGTTAATGCCTTTGTTTAATCAAATGTCGGGGAAGGAACTCATTTTTTCCCTGCAATCCATCTCCTGGTTAATGCCTTCATTATTAGTTATCATCCTGGTTGTTGGTTTCGTGGCTGGCTCATATCCGGCTTTTTACTTGTCGGCATTTCAACCTATCGAAGTATTAAAGGGTAAATTGTCAACTGGTTTTAAGAGCAGTTTTCTCCGGAGTTTCCTGGTTGTATTCCAGTTTTCTATTTCCATTTTTCTGATTATCGGAACAATTGTTATTTATAACCAGCTTAATTATATCCAAAATAAAAGCCTGGGTTTTGATCGTAACCAGGTGCTGATTATTAAAAATACTACTGCATTAGGTAAACAAGCCAACGTGTTAAAGCAGGAATTGAAACAATTGCCGGGTGTGGTAAACACTACTATGACATCATATCTGCCAACAGGCGATGACCGGAATATCACCGGCTTATTTCCTGATCGTGTTATTGATATTAAAAAGGATATGCTTGCAGAATTTTGGTCTGTTGACGAAGATTATATCAGCACCATGGGCATAAAAATGGTTGCCGGTCGCAACTTTTCCAAACAAATGGCAGCCGATACTGCGGCGATAATTGTTAATGAGGCTTTTGTTCATAAAATGGGAGTAAAGGATCCGCTTAACAAAACGGTTTACCGTGATACCTATGGCATACAACCATTTCTTATTGTAGGGGTAATGAAAGATTTTAATTTCTCATCGTTGCGCGATAAGATAACACCGGTTGTTTTAACGTACGCGCCCGATAATGGGGCTATCAGCGTACGCATACATACGGCCGACGTAAACGGTTTGATGGCGCAGATTGAGCAAAAATGGAAAAGCTTTTCGCCCAATCAGCAATTTGCCTATTCCTTTATGGACCAGGATTTTGATGCCACCTACCGGTCTGAGCAGCGAGTGGGACAAATATTTATTTCATTTAGTACCCTGGCCATTGTCATTGCCTGTTTGGGGTTGTTTGGTCTGGCCGCTTATGCCGCCGAGCAGCGTAATAAAGAGATTGGTATTCGTAAAGTTTTGGGCGCCAGTGTTTCGGCCATAGTGGGTATGTTATCCATGGATTTTATCAAGCTGGTGTTTATTTCTATACTCATAGCCTCACCACTTGCCTGGTATGCCATGCAAAAATGGCTGCAGGATTTTGCTTACCGGGTTAATATGCATTGGTGGACCTTGGCCACAGCCGGTTTGGTTGCCATATTTATAGCTTTCATAACCATCAGTTTTCAGTCGATAAAAGCAGCTTTATCAAATCCGGTAAAAAGTTTAAGGAGCGAATAA
- a CDS encoding SDR family oxidoreductase: protein MSQFDPFIAHVQKKIALSDEELTELIAAFTPVKRLGRPEEIAAAALYLASVDSAFMISAELLLDGSIRSL from the coding sequence ATGAGCCAGTTTGACCCTTTTATAGCACATGTACAAAAAAAAATAGCTTTGTCTGATGAGGAGCTAACCGAACTTATTGCGGCATTTACGCCGGTTAAAAGATTAGGCAGACCAGAAGAAATAGCTGCAGCCGCGCTTTATCTGGCCTCAGTCGATTCGGCCTTTATGATTAGTGCCGAACTTTTGCTCGACGGCAGTATCCGGTCATTATAA
- a CDS encoding DUF4199 domain-containing protein, which yields MKKNVLVFGLIAGFIVTLWMTISIAVCYNSSSFEGNMWMGYGSMIVAFSFVFVGIKNFRDKYNGGFITFGKAFKIGLYIALIASTMYVLAWLIEYYLFIPDFMDKYTTHVITQAKNHGASIAELNEQKAKMATYTEMYKNPIMVIVLTYLEILPVGVIIALIAALILKKKPGVEQATPVGQ from the coding sequence AAGAATGTACTGGTTTTTGGATTGATTGCAGGGTTTATTGTCACGCTGTGGATGACGATCTCGATTGCTGTTTGTTACAATAGCTCCAGCTTTGAAGGCAACATGTGGATGGGTTACGGCTCTATGATTGTGGCTTTCTCTTTTGTTTTTGTAGGAATTAAAAATTTCAGGGATAAATACAACGGTGGTTTTATTACGTTTGGAAAGGCATTTAAAATAGGGTTGTATATAGCGCTCATTGCATCAACTATGTATGTGCTGGCATGGCTCATTGAATACTATTTATTTATTCCCGATTTTATGGATAAATATACGACCCATGTAATTACCCAAGCCAAAAACCATGGCGCAAGTATAGCCGAACTTAATGAGCAAAAAGCAAAAATGGCAACCTACACTGAAATGTATAAAAACCCGATCATGGTAATAGTGCTTACTTATTTAGAGATTTTACCTGTGGGTGTGATCATTGCTTTGATAGCCGCGCTGATATTAAAGAAAAAACCCGGAGTTGAACAGGCAACACCTGTAGGCCAATAA
- a CDS encoding NAD(P)-dependent oxidoreductase — protein MKAFLGMGLLGSNFVRAMIQKGDQVQVWNRTAEKAKALETYGAKAFNEAAEAVKGAAIIHVTLKDDDTVDEVLAMASSGFEPGAVIIDHTTTSAKGAVERTAAWKAKGYTYLHAPVFMGPQNALESSGNMLVSGNQAVIKQVEPELSKMTGKVINLGPEEGKAAGMKLTGNLFLLTLTAGITDTLAFAKASGISSDDVLALFDSWNPGASMPARLKRIATGDFKQPSWELNMARKDAGLMTAAAKEADVTLSFIPTIAAVMDNWIAKGHGNDDWSVIATDAVS, from the coding sequence ATGAAAGCATTTCTTGGGATGGGCCTGCTGGGCTCCAATTTTGTCAGGGCCATGATCCAAAAAGGAGACCAGGTACAGGTATGGAACCGCACTGCCGAAAAAGCAAAAGCGCTGGAAACCTATGGAGCCAAAGCGTTTAATGAAGCAGCCGAAGCAGTGAAAGGAGCTGCAATTATTCATGTTACTTTAAAAGATGATGATACCGTGGATGAAGTGCTGGCTATGGCAAGTTCCGGATTTGAGCCGGGCGCTGTCATTATTGATCATACTACCACTTCGGCTAAAGGGGCTGTAGAAAGAACCGCGGCATGGAAAGCCAAGGGCTATACTTACCTGCATGCGCCGGTGTTTATGGGCCCTCAAAATGCATTGGAGAGCTCAGGTAATATGCTTGTTTCCGGTAACCAGGCTGTAATTAAACAGGTTGAACCCGAACTATCTAAAATGACGGGAAAGGTGATTAATCTGGGACCGGAGGAAGGCAAAGCCGCAGGCATGAAACTTACCGGGAACCTCTTTTTATTAACGCTTACTGCAGGCATAACAGATACGCTGGCATTTGCTAAGGCTTCGGGCATTTCGTCTGATGATGTTTTGGCTTTGTTTGATTCCTGGAACCCTGGTGCAAGTATGCCCGCACGACTTAAAAGGATAGCAACCGGGGATTTCAAACAGCCATCATGGGAATTAAATATGGCCCGGAAAGACGCCGGTTTGATGACAGCTGCTGCAAAAGAAGCTGATGTTACACTCTCCTTTATACCCACTATAGCGGCAGTAATGGACAACTGGATTGCCAAAGGACATGGCAACGACGACTGGAGTGTAATTGCCACAGACGCAGTATCATGA
- a CDS encoding head GIN domain-containing protein: protein MKRKVFILLASAICMVTLNTFAQSGQSRSVSGFTSIESGGPFNVHIKINGTESVRLDIDDDVVNDVRTEVVNGSLQIGFKNRFSFHRNIKRGDIYITAKSLSALSNSGSGNMELDGVLSGSSVKVILSGSGNIRAALKSSALETRISGSGGIDLKGSTGDTEVRISGSGEVNAKDLTAETVTASVTGSGGVNIRANKTVSARITGSGGVSYSGSATIAETRYTGSGRVNKVD from the coding sequence ATGAAAAGAAAAGTCTTTATTCTATTGGCATCGGCTATTTGCATGGTGACCTTAAATACGTTTGCTCAAAGCGGCCAAAGCAGATCGGTATCGGGTTTTACCAGTATTGAATCTGGTGGCCCCTTTAATGTGCATATTAAGATCAACGGAACGGAAAGTGTTCGGCTCGATATAGATGATGATGTGGTTAACGATGTAAGAACCGAGGTTGTCAACGGCTCGCTGCAAATAGGCTTTAAGAACCGCTTTTCGTTTCACCGTAATATTAAAAGGGGCGATATTTATATCACTGCGAAATCTCTCAGCGCACTTTCAAACAGTGGTTCTGGTAATATGGAGCTTGATGGCGTTTTAAGTGGCAGCAGCGTTAAAGTGATACTAAGTGGATCAGGCAATATCAGGGCTGCGCTTAAATCAAGCGCACTGGAAACCAGGATCAGCGGATCTGGCGGGATAGACCTGAAAGGCAGCACCGGCGATACCGAAGTTAGAATATCCGGTTCGGGAGAAGTAAATGCTAAAGACCTAACCGCCGAGACGGTGACCGCGAGCGTAACCGGATCTGGTGGTGTTAACATCCGGGCCAATAAAACGGTTTCTGCACGTATCACGGGTTCCGGAGGTGTGTCATACTCGGGCAGCGCCACCATCGCCGAAACAAGATATACCGGCTCGGGTAGGGTTAATAAAGTGGACTAA
- a CDS encoding BamA/TamA family outer membrane protein, producing the protein MEFKRTLSPKVNHSPNGRRFYSLWKILLLPLLAGMHNYACGQTQPVAVDSLKADSLHKVAAKAKKPIVDTLNKQFDVGDLFNLIFHPHKKPDSLRKKSSGITVIPNVASNPSIGSQIGIKAVAGKVLGTDPNTLLSVAATSASITTKGIIYFYVNHNVYTNGNKWNFQGSLVAAKTVTPDFGLGIGRGATDSEADEILSNPERKGRALHSLYFNFREKVYKEVQKNLFVGAGVSFDIRRKIEDQKSTTDLTPYNIYSDRYGFARDRYSSNGLLFNVQYTTRDNQNRAYKGIYADAGFRVNQTWMGSTKGAVQFTTDFRKYFSLSERNPEHVIAFWNWGSYLISGALPYLELPGTGRDGSFRSGRGYTVTYFKGTQYNYSEVEYRFPILRNKFVSGVTFFNLQTANDKLGTGIFQVWQPGGGGGLRVLFNKATRTNLCLDYAWGKYGSRGFFLGLNEAF; encoded by the coding sequence TTGGAATTTAAACGTACATTGTCCCCGAAAGTAAATCATAGCCCCAATGGCAGAAGGTTTTATTCATTATGGAAAATCCTGCTACTGCCCCTGCTTGCAGGCATGCATAATTATGCCTGTGGCCAGACTCAACCTGTTGCTGTTGATTCCCTGAAAGCAGACTCCTTACATAAGGTTGCTGCAAAAGCTAAAAAGCCTATAGTTGATACCCTGAACAAGCAGTTCGATGTAGGCGATTTATTTAACCTGATTTTTCATCCTCACAAAAAGCCCGATTCGTTACGCAAAAAGTCATCAGGTATTACTGTAATACCCAATGTGGCCTCCAACCCCAGTATCGGATCGCAAATCGGGATTAAAGCCGTAGCCGGTAAAGTATTGGGAACTGACCCGAATACGCTTTTATCAGTTGCAGCTACATCTGCTTCCATTACAACCAAGGGTATTATTTATTTTTACGTTAATCATAACGTGTATACCAATGGCAATAAGTGGAACTTTCAGGGCAGTTTGGTTGCCGCAAAAACCGTTACACCCGATTTTGGGTTGGGCATAGGTCGTGGCGCAACAGACAGTGAGGCCGATGAGATACTGAGCAATCCCGAACGAAAGGGGCGTGCCCTGCATTCCCTTTATTTTAACTTCAGAGAAAAAGTGTATAAGGAAGTTCAAAAGAACCTGTTTGTTGGCGCCGGGGTATCTTTTGACATCAGGAGAAAAATTGAAGACCAAAAATCAACTACCGACCTTACCCCTTACAATATTTACAGCGACCGGTACGGATTTGCCCGCGACCGGTACAGCTCAAACGGATTGCTTTTTAATGTGCAATATACCACCCGCGATAATCAAAACCGGGCATATAAGGGTATTTATGCTGATGCGGGCTTCAGGGTTAACCAAACCTGGATGGGAAGCACAAAAGGCGCAGTACAATTTACTACCGATTTCAGGAAATACTTTAGCCTGTCTGAACGGAACCCCGAACATGTTATAGCGTTTTGGAACTGGGGCTCATACTTAATAAGCGGCGCCCTTCCGTACCTGGAATTACCCGGAACCGGCAGGGACGGAAGTTTCCGGAGCGGCAGAGGATATACCGTAACTTACTTTAAGGGTACTCAATATAATTACTCGGAAGTAGAGTACCGCTTTCCGATATTAAGGAATAAGTTTGTGAGCGGGGTTACTTTTTTTAACCTGCAAACAGCCAATGATAAATTAGGCACCGGCATTTTTCAGGTATGGCAACCGGGCGGCGGCGGCGGTTTGCGTGTGCTCTTTAATAAGGCTACGCGTACCAATTTATGCCTGGATTACGCCTGGGGTAAATATGGTTCAAGAGGATTCTTTTTGGGTTTGAATGAAGCTTTTTAA
- a CDS encoding DinB family protein: MNDTMFAREFAKELESELPATLKCLERIPPELFGWKPHEKSMELGYLALLCAEIPQWIIHIIRQPEIDFATYQHNTASKTQDLVDHFKNNVAGAKEALLNVKEGALAETFYLKANGQELLKSSKREQVEMCINHMVHHRGQLTVYMRLNDIAVPSIYGPSADDKSFMS, translated from the coding sequence ATGAATGATACCATGTTTGCGCGGGAATTTGCCAAAGAACTGGAGTCCGAGTTACCTGCCACGCTAAAATGCCTGGAACGCATCCCTCCCGAATTATTTGGCTGGAAACCGCATGAAAAATCTATGGAACTGGGTTACCTGGCGTTGCTTTGCGCCGAAATTCCACAATGGATAATTCATATTATCAGGCAACCCGAAATTGATTTCGCCACGTACCAGCACAACACAGCTTCTAAAACACAGGATTTAGTTGACCATTTTAAAAACAATGTGGCCGGGGCTAAAGAAGCACTTTTAAATGTTAAAGAAGGTGCTTTGGCCGAAACTTTTTATTTGAAGGCCAACGGCCAGGAATTGCTAAAATCGTCTAAGAGGGAGCAGGTAGAAATGTGTATTAACCACATGGTACATCATCGTGGGCAACTTACGGTGTATATGCGGTTGAATGATATTGCTGTTCCGTCTATCTATGGACCTTCGGCAGATGATAAGAGTTTTATGAGTTAG
- a CDS encoding PQQ-dependent sugar dehydrogenase, producing the protein MLPIQNKTLLTALTFLTAVTACQAGAGNMVKDTTNAPVETKGPNSQYKPAFAGQTRASGVKTKTPLSVTVINSTLQQPWGICVLPDGRFLITQKAGTMLILKADGKPDKQITGLPAVLAQGQGGLLDVNIDPDFKTNRIVYWDYSEQTADGSLLAIAKGKLAAGENKIENITVIYRATPAYKGSLQYGSRILFDKQGNLFVSTGERGAEDIRVKAQDLNCSLGKVIHITKDGKAVADGPFAHTTKARPEIYAYGLRNPEGMAWNPQTGELWEAEFGPRGGDEINIIRPGKNYGWPLVTYGIEYSGEKVGEGIQQKSGITQPVYYWDPSISPSGITFYNSNVIAEWKGNLFVGGLGGSHIARLVIRNNKVTGEERLLKDKGERWRALTTGKDGALYAVTDNGRLYRIAKK; encoded by the coding sequence ATGTTACCTATCCAAAATAAAACCCTGCTTACTGCTCTTACCTTTTTAACTGCCGTTACAGCCTGCCAGGCCGGTGCGGGAAACATGGTTAAAGATACTACCAATGCTCCTGTTGAAACAAAGGGCCCTAACAGCCAATATAAACCTGCTTTTGCGGGTCAAACCAGAGCATCGGGTGTAAAAACGAAAACACCGTTGTCTGTTACCGTTATCAATAGTACGCTGCAACAGCCCTGGGGTATTTGCGTATTGCCTGATGGCCGATTCCTGATCACCCAAAAGGCGGGGACTATGCTAATACTAAAAGCCGACGGTAAACCTGATAAGCAAATTACCGGTTTACCGGCAGTATTGGCGCAGGGACAAGGTGGTTTGCTGGATGTAAACATCGACCCCGATTTTAAAACCAACAGGATAGTTTATTGGGATTATTCGGAACAAACAGCTGACGGCTCTTTATTGGCTATTGCCAAAGGGAAATTAGCTGCCGGTGAAAATAAAATTGAAAACATCACAGTAATTTACCGGGCCACTCCTGCTTATAAGGGCAGTCTTCAATATGGTTCGCGCATTTTGTTTGACAAACAGGGTAACCTGTTCGTAAGTACCGGCGAGCGCGGAGCGGAAGATATCCGTGTAAAAGCACAAGACCTCAACTGTTCGCTTGGAAAAGTTATCCATATAACCAAAGATGGTAAAGCCGTTGCGGACGGTCCATTTGCACATACAACCAAGGCCCGGCCAGAAATTTATGCCTACGGTTTACGTAACCCTGAAGGAATGGCGTGGAACCCTCAAACCGGCGAATTATGGGAGGCAGAATTCGGTCCGCGTGGTGGAGATGAGATCAATATTATTCGCCCCGGTAAAAACTATGGATGGCCATTGGTTACTTATGGCATTGAATACAGCGGCGAAAAAGTTGGCGAAGGTATACAGCAAAAGTCTGGCATTACACAACCTGTTTATTACTGGGACCCGAGCATTTCACCTTCCGGAATTACGTTTTACAACAGTAATGTAATTGCCGAATGGAAAGGCAACCTTTTTGTTGGCGGCCTTGGCGGCTCGCATATAGCTCGGCTTGTGATCAGGAACAATAAGGTGACAGGTGAAGAAAGATTACTGAAAGACAAAGGCGAACGCTGGCGAGCGCTTACTACTGGTAAAGACGGGGCGTTGTATGCCGTGACAGATAACGGCAGATTATACCGTATTGCTAAGAAATAA